One Perca flavescens isolate YP-PL-M2 chromosome 9, PFLA_1.0, whole genome shotgun sequence genomic window carries:
- the alpi.1 gene encoding alkaline phosphatase, intestinal, tandem duplicate 1, which yields MNCNKIQPPGFTRQDPFLGNSILLAEWNKVGPTHFISHINCCVCVKERLFHSAGSIPQPLPHGRKMQNPLHIPRKNQPRQLASRSLGLEMQTPHCRTPNLLLILLGPVMLAVGRAAMKSQVLYELEREPAYWDAQARATLDAALKLRPREHQAKNIILFLGDGMGVSTVSAARILRGQMEGGSGEETMLAMDTFPYVALSKTYSVDKQVADSASTATAYHCGVKANAKTVGLSANAVAYECNTTFGNEVYSVLRRAKAQGKSVGVVTTTRVQHASPAAAYAHSVSRSWYSDADLPSSARQQGCVDIATQLVTNVDIDVILGGGRMYMTPKGTPDPEYPTSNSRKGDRKDKRNLIDVWLKAKPNKKSHYVWHRKEFDEINIKATDRLMGLFEPKDMRFEVFRNSTRDPSIVEMTEKAIQILSKNPKGYFLFVEGGRIDHGHHDGIAKLALTEAVMFDQAIQRAAQLTRESDTLTVVTADHSHVFTFGGNTPRGNPIFGLAPKKADDKMPFTSILYANGPGYVHINGTRGNITMVDYYDEEYMQQAAVPLDAETHGGEDVAIYAKGPMAHLFHGVKEQNYVAHVMAYAACLKPYTNCPPHPHSHTSSGCVNTTSSLLFGLLSLLWLLR from the exons ATGAATTGTAACAAGATTCAGCCTCCCGGGTTCACGAGGCAAGACCCGTTCCTCGGGAATTCGATTCTTCTGGCCGAGTGGAACAAAGTTGGACCAACTCACTTCATTTCACACATTAACTGTTGTGTTTGCGTAAAAGAGAGACTTTTTCATTCTGCAGGCAGTATTCCGCAGCCACTACCTCACGgaagaaaaatgcaaaaccCGCTTCACATCCCACGGAAAAACCAGCCAAGACAACTTG CCTCCAGGTCGCTTGGATTAGAGATGCAGACGCCACATTGCAGGACCCCCAATCTCCTGCTCATCCTTCTGGGCCCCGTAATGTTGGCTGTGGGCCGGGCCGCTATGAAGAGCCAAG TGCTGTATGAACTTGAGCGGGAACCAGCCTATTGGGATGCTCAGGCTAGGGCAACACTGGATGCTGCGCTGAAACTCCGCCCTCGGGAGCACCAAGCCAAGAACATCATCCTGTTCCTCGGCGACG GGATGGGTGTGTCCACGGTGTCAGCTGCTCGAATCCTGCGAGGTCAGATGGAGGGCGGATCAGGGGAGGAGACAATGCTGGCCATGGACACCTTCCCATATGTGGCCCTGTCAAAG ACCTACAGTGTGGACAAGCAGGTAGCAGACAGTGCTAGCACAGCCACAGCCTATCACTGTGGGGTGAAGGCCAATGCTAAGACAGTGGGGCTCAGTGCTAACGCAGTAGCCTACGAGTGTAACACCACCTTTGGTAATGAGGTCTACTCAGTACTACGCCGTGCTAAAGCACAAG GTAAATCAGTTGGTGTAGTGACCACCACCCGTGTCCAGCATGCCTCCCCAGCCGCTGCTTATGCCCACTCTGTCAGCCGCAGTTGGTACAGTGACGCAGATCTTCCTTCCAGCGCCCGCCAACAGGGCTGCGTCGACATTGCAACCCAACTGGTCACCAATGTTGACATTGAT GTAATTCTGGGGGGAGGGAGGATGTATATGACCCCAAAAGGCACTCCAGACCCTGAGTACCCTACCTCCAACTCTCGCAAGGGGGACCGCAAAGACAAGAGGAACCTCATTGACGTGTGGCTGAAGGCTAAACCA AACAAGAAGTCGCACTATGTTTGGCACAGAAAGGAGTTTGATGAGATTAATATTAAAGCAACTGACCGACTCATGG GTCTGTTTGAGCCTAAGGACATGCGGTTCGAGGTTTTCCGGAACAGCACACGTGACCCCTCGATTGTGGAGATGACAGAGAAGGCCATACAAATCCTCAGCAAGAATCCCAAAGGGTACTTCCTGTTTGTGGAAG GAGGGAGAATTGATCATGGCCACCATGATGGCATTGCCAAACTGGCACTGACAGAAGCTGTGATGTTCGACCAAGCCATTCAGCGCGCTGCACAGCTAACCAGGGAATCCGATACTCTCACTGTGGTCACTGCTGACCACTCCCACGTCTTCACCTTTGGTGGTAACACACCACGAGGGAATCCCATCTTCG gtCTAGCACCAAAAAAAGCCGATGACAAAATGCCTTTCACCAGCATCCTGTACGCCAATGGCCCTGGTTATGTCCATATAAATGGAACCAGAGGGAACATCACAATGGTGGATTATT ATGATGAGGAGTACATGCAGCAGGCTGCCGTCCCATTGGATGCTGAGACGCACGGCGGGGAGGATGTGGCCATCTACGCCAAAGGCCCAATGGCTCACCTGTTCCATGGGGTGAAAGAGCAGAACTACGTGGCACACGTCATGGCCTATGCTGCCTGCTTAAAGCCCTACACAAACTGCCCTCCTCACCCCCACAGTCACACCTCGAGTGGCTGTGTAAACACAACCTCGAGCCTCCTATTTGGCCTGCTTAGCCTCCTCTGGTTACTCAGATga